A single genomic interval of Saccharomyces kudriavzevii IFO 1802 strain IFO1802 genome assembly, chromosome: 3 harbors:
- the SED4 gene encoding GTPase-activating protein SED4 (similar to Saccharomyces cerevisiae SED4 (YCR067C) and SEC12 (YNR026C); ancestral locus Anc_6.333), which translates to MMSGDSANYNVGYPIYGAKFINEDTLLVAGGGGQYNPSFSNKITALKVNFQKKKHIRRFREITLDSIDDAPTSLDCNNNLILVGCNELFNEPSLANVNHHLRKFVFEREHLKFVASIDFNRTTEPSVFSKFIYINQMATVAAIASSEVPTVIRIIDPRNLTENYEIETGKEVNDLHFAPNGILLSYVTSNSLEVASVRDGKFVARKIDFDKNLILSNIRFLNDNTILVAASLLNSDGVSLLKLGVSSKGVKILKTASFMFDLNGITSMDVSPNKEFVALSSKDKSIAIISVQKLKLVQLVPRVHESTITRVTFSPDSKYLASTSIGNTINVLKLSSKSSSFLRKVWKFFVNFILLVFLAGAIQLGYKYNAHGLIYRYARDMYKSKFEQSSPLDPETSHYFTINDGTKDITITADIVSVTHLTSDIDTELSSFDTSTMKTVVGDEESSVWVSSSIISSSPSLSSFSKASESVAKELPISSSSFVHESAANEPILSSSTSEVTKSISSSSESIISETSVTPSKAESTSLSLATSTESPQSAISLSEQTSSTVVEQSENQATKLRDNESRAVSSVSSSSSIIIATVTSPSSTSARTAVTTTNADSINDSGKLTSMDNSKFASTREIYRTKVITEVITKIEYRNIPASSSETTTRQYGSTISSRSPTPTNTIVSGPVTKIDPIASELEGMAETPVDPTSVRSEIEPVKSSLTPTTSLIPASESFTSSFQSPEVPTATSSAFVFEPTPLSPVLTVSNNHSVSESISSVIEEATASSSLETGTEAATTTKNSGYTSDVAEMIQSLGTDSVLPSASKTTNIGDIPSPSAALSSVSVNSIIVQSFDKTTSLPVKADPTIVSHMTAYTSLALSSLRDSHGTAANSAASPEFVQKEIVIEVKPTKSLPGTTDTFDNLLSASIKKEDTFTETHTSNYEEVTDSASSYGEVASSFNVQTSTFADVKIPSEPTTKPLGSNPDSDIVHGGNEAVDTINDVDLHDEL; encoded by the coding sequence ATGATGAGTGGCGATTCTGCAAATTACAATGTCGGATACCCAATATACGGTGCtaaatttatcaatgaaGACACGCTATTGGTAGCTGGTGGGGGTGGTCAGTACAATCCCTCATTTTCGAACAAAATCACAGCGCTAAAGGTAAAtttccagaaaaaaaaacacataAGAAGATTCCGTGAGATCACGTTAGATTCGATTGATGACGCACCAACTTCATTGGATTGTAACAACAATCTGATCTTGGTTGGTTGTAACGAGTTATTTAATGAACCTTCCCTGGCTAACGTCAATCATCACTTGAGGAAGTTCGTGTTTGAACGAGAACATTTGAAGTTTGTCGCTAGTATTGATTTCAACAGAACTACGGAGCCATCCGTCTTCAGCAagtttatttatataaatcAGATGGCTACTGTGGCAGCGATTGCATCGTCTGAAGTGCCCACAGTGATTAGAATCATTGATCCCAGAAATTTGACCGAAAATTACGAGATCGAAACGGGCAAGGAAGTCAACGATTTGCACTTCGCGCCCAACGGTATTCTACTGTCGTATGTTACTTCTAACTCTTTGGAAGTGGCATCCGTCAGGGACGGGAAATTTGTGGCAAGGAAAATCGACTTCGACAAAaatcttattctttctAACATCAGATTTCTCAACGATAATACGATTTTGGTTGCCGCATCACTATTGAATTCTGATGGGGTCTCCTTGTTAAAACTGGGTGTAAGCTCTAAGGGCGTCAAGATCTTAAAGACTGCATCTTTCATGTTTGATTTGAATGGGATAACGTCGATGGATGTCTCCCCGAATAAAGAATTTGTTGCGTTATCGTCTAAGGATAAATCAATTGCTATTATTAGTGTTCAGAAGCTGAAGCTAGTGCAATTAGTGCCAAGAGTACATGAATCTACTATTACGAGAGTCACTTTTTCTCCAGACTCTAAATATCTGGCAAGTACTTCCATTGGTAACACGATCAATGTGCTTAAACTTTCCAGTAAatcgtcatcatttttaCGCAAGGTTTGGAAGTTTTTCGTCAATTTTATTCTATTGGTCTTTTTGGCTGGTGCTATTCAACTAGGCTACAAATATAACGCGCACGGCCTTATTTACAGATATGCTCGCGATATGTATAAGTCCAAGTTTGAACAGAGCTCCCCTTTAGATCCAGAAACATCTCATTACTTCACTATTAACGATGGCACCAAAGATATCACCATAACCGCAGATATAGTCAGTGTCACTCATTTAACAAGCGATATTGACACCGAACTCTCCTCATTTGACACTAGCACTATGAAAACAGTCGTAGGAGATGAAGAAAGCTCTGTTTGGGTATCATCATCAAtcatttcatcttcaccttctctttcttccttttctaaaGCTTCTGAATCTGTTGCCAAAGAACTCCCCatctcctcttcttcattcgTGCACGAAAGCGCCGCTAATGAGCCGATTTTATCCTCATCCACTTCTGAGGTTACCAAATCAATAAGTTCATCATCAGAATCAATCATTAGTGAAACAAGTGTCACCCCATCAAAGGCAGAGTCGACATCATTATCTTTGGCGACTAGTACAGAATCTCCCCAATCCGCGATCTCTTTAAGTGAGCAAACTTCCTCGACTGTAGTGGAACAATCGGAGAATCAAGCAACAAAACTTAGGGATAACGAATCGAGGGCTGTAAGCAGtgtatcatcatcatcttcaataatAATTGCCACTGTTacatcaccatcatccACTAGTGCCAGAACTGCAGTCACTACTACGAATGCAGATTCAATCAATGATTCAGGCAAGTTAACTTCCATGGACAACTCGAAGTTTGCATCCACAAGAGAAATCTACAGAACAAAAGTAATTACAGAAGTCATCACAAAAATTGAGTATAGAAATATACCAGCATCTAGTTCAGAGACAACAACTAGGCAGTATGGTAGCACAATTTCCTCGAGGTCGCCCACACCAACAAACACAATTGTTTCCGGGCCAGTGACTAAAATCGATCCCATAGCATCAGAATTAGAGGGCATGGCTGAAACGCCTGTGGATCCCACGTCCGTGAGATCAGAAATTGAGCCTGTAAAATCTAGCTTGACTCCAACTACCTCATTAATACCAGCATCTGAGAGCTTCACTTCTAGCTTTCAATCACCGGAAGTACCAACTGCAACTTCTTCTGCCTTTGTCTTTGAACCAACTCCGTTATCTCCCGTCCTAACTGTTTCGAATAATCATTCTGTCTCTGAATCTATCTCATCAGTTATCGAGGAGGCTACAGCTAGTTCATCCCTAGAAACAGGAACAGAGGCCGCCACAACTACTAAGAATTCCGGGTATACCAGTGATGTGGCTGAAATGATACAATCGCTCGGAACAGATTCTGTTCTGCCTTCCGCGTCGAAAACCACAAATATCGGAGATATTCCTTCCCCATCCGCAGCTTTGAGCAGCGTTAGTGTTAATTCGATTATTGTACAGTCGTTCGATAAAACCACGTCGTTACCTGTGAAGGCTGACCCAACTATTGTATCTCATATGACAGCATATACCAGTTTAGCGTTGTCATCCTTAAGAGATTCGCATGGAACAGCTGCGAATTCAGCCGCTTCGCCAGAATTTgtgcaaaaagaaatagtGATAGAGGTAAAGCCCACGAAAAGTTTACCTGGAACAACTGACACGTTTGATAATTTATTGAGTGCCAGcataaagaaagaagataCGTTTACGGAAACGCATACTTCTAATTATGAAGAAGTCACCGATAGCGCTTCGTCGTATGGTGAAGTAGCTTCTTCATTTAACGTACAAACTTCCACTTTTGCTGATGTAAAGATTCCCTCAGAACCAACTACAAAACCTTTGGGTAGCAATCCGGATTCAGACATCGTTCACGGTGGCAATGAAGCAGTTGATACGATAAATGACGTTGATCTTCATGATGAATTGTAA
- the ATG15 gene encoding triglyceride lipase ATG15 (similar to Saccharomyces cerevisiae ATG15 (YCR068W); ancestral locus Anc_6.335) has translation MLHERPSGKRSALTLRPGYVLTFFILCLAAYYFVVPGTLPVDKRSSRGALDQKSKNTFKLKSIYRHGVGDDYRLHQRLEVTPQLIAEAGTIYQEAAAQIQDDEDQEPLWINSADYATTNPFDFRFQLRKMPLTLKRMKRRDPDFMEAYITGETYMAEDETYAMWINDDVVAPNVTDRDTVVSLALMSSNAYVRIPQTGDWRNVTGPWNETEPEDFGWDGDGIRGHVFYNELENIVVLSIKGTSAQGLPGSGEDETTGNDKVNDNLLFSCCCARVSYLWTTVCDCYVKSYTCDESCLEKELRRKDRFYSAIIDIYKGVLEEYPDAAIWVTGHSLGGALASLLGRTFGLPAVAFESPGELLASRRLHLPFPPGLPSYMEGIWHFGHNADPIFMGTCNGASSSCSLVGYAMETACHTGRVCVYDVVNDKGWSVNMFNHRIHKVIDEVLLGYEQAARCVEPEPCVDCYNWNFVPSRNWDSSSRLVTKTRSHVTPTRTTRITATTTSSSTCVGRNWLGFCTKYEL, from the coding sequence ATGTTGCACGAACGCCCTTCAGGCAAGAGATCTGCTCTTACTTTGCGTCCAGGGTACGTGCTAACGTTCTTCATACTCTGCCTTGCCGCTTACTATTTCGTTGTACCAGGCACTTTGCCGGTGGACAAGAGATCATCTAGGGGGGCACTGGATCAAAAATCTAAGAACACATTCAAACTAAAATCTATTTACAGGCATGGGGTTGGAGACGATTACCGCTTGCACCAGAGGCTAGAAGTGACTCCACAACTGATCGCCGAGGCTGGAACAATATATCAAGAAGCTGCCGCTCAAATACAGGATGACGAAGATCAAGAACCCCTATGGATCAACAGTGCTGACTATGCTACTACCAATCCATTTGACTTTAGGTTTCAGCTGCGGAAGATGCCACTAACATTGAAGCGCATGAAGCGAAGAGATCCTGATTTTATGGAGGCATATATAACCGGAGAGACATACATGGCAGAGGACGAGACATACGCCATGTGGATAAATGATGATGTCGTGGCGCCTAATGTCACCGATAGGGATACAGTAGTTTCATTGGCGTTGATGTCGTCTAATGCATACGTAAGAATACCGCAAACGGGGGACTGGCGTAATGTCACAGGACCATGGAATGAAACGGAGCCGGAAGATTTTGGCTGGGACGGTGATGGCATTCGTGGCCATGTTTTTTACAATGAATTAGAGAACATCGTGGTGCTGTCGATAAAGGGGACTAGCGCGCAGGGTCTACCGGGATCtggtgaagatgaaacCACGGGCAACGACAAGGTCAACGACAACCTGCTATTTTCGTGTTGTTGTGCAAGAGTGAGCTACCTATGGACAACCGTGTGCGATTGCTATGTGAAGTCGTACACGTGCGATGAGTCCTGTCTAGAGAAGGAGCTAAGACGCAAGGATAGATTCTACTCCGCGATCATTGACATTTATAAGGGCGTCCTGGAAGAATATCCTGACGCGGCCATATGGGTCACAGGTCACTCGCTGGGTGGCGCATTGGCCAGTCTGTTGGGCCGCACGTTTGGACTACCAGCGGTCGCATTCGAGTCTCCGGGCGAGTTACTAGCTTCCAGGAGGCTACATCTGCCATTCCCCCCAGGACTACCCTCATACATGGAGGGCATATGGCACTTCGGGCACAACGCAGACCCGATCTTCATGGGCACATGCAACGGAGCCAGCTCCAGTTGCTCACTGGTGGGCTACGCCATGGAAACCGCATGCCACACGGGTAGAGTCTGTGTCTACGACGTGGTCAACGACAAAGGTTGGAGCGTCAACATGTTCAACCACAGAATTCACAAGGTCATCGACGAAGTTCTGCTTGGCTACGAGCAAGCTGCCAGATGCGTGGAGCCAGAACCCTGCGTAGACTGCTACAACTGGAACTTTGTTCCTAGCAGAAACTGGGATTCCTCATCGAGGCTTGTTACTAAGACTAGAAGCCACGTTACACCAACCAGAACCACCCGCATCACCGCCACCACCACCTCTTCATCCACTTGTGTAGGTCGCAATTGGCTTGGCTTTTGCACCAAGTACGAATTGTAA
- the CPR4 gene encoding peptidylprolyl isomerase family protein CPR4 (similar to Saccharomyces cerevisiae CPR4 (YCR069W) and CPR8 (YNR028W); ancestral locus Anc_6.336): protein MWLKSLLLCLYSLVLYQVHAAPSSDKHLTSKDVDLKKLYEPNPPVTQRGAITIEYFDPTSELMKEADLTFELYGTVVPITVKNFASLGRGVKAVVEGKDPKDIHTYSYRQTKITKVFANGYIQGGTVAPDVGPFSIYGPKFNDENFSLKHDRPGRLAMAYFGPDSNTSEFIITTKTDGNEELDGKSVVFGQITSGLDELMDVIQYTEVDEYGKPEHKLQLLYFVLEDLKIGNLLELNSTYMSEVSKFRNGDTSVGVTLENLFQKHEGYTSTSTSTSTAASAGTTSYDLNHPVCKALLCLFVLGSCFIAYKCMQEKPRTVSLRRK, encoded by the coding sequence ATGTGGTTGAAATCGTTGCTGCTTTGCTTGTACTCGTTGGTGCTCTATCAGGTACATGCCGCACCTTCATCAGATAAGCACCTTACTTCCAAAGATGTCGATCTAAAGAAACTGTACGAGCCTAACCCCCCTGTTACACAGCGCGGAGCAATCACTATCGAGTACTTTGACCCCACATCGGAGTTGATGAAAGAGGCGGACTTGACGTTCGAGTTATACGGTACCGTGGTGCCCATAACAGTAAAAAACTTTGCTTCGCTTGGTCGTGGTGTGAAGGCTGTCGTTGAGGGAAAGGACCCCAAGGACATCCATACCTACTCATACCGTCAGACAAAAATAACCAAGGTTTTCGCCAATGGATATATTCAGGGTGGCACAGTGGCTCCCGATGTGGGTCCCTTCAGTATTTACGGACCCAAGTTTAACGAtgaaaacttttctttgaagcATGACAGACCCGGCAGGCTTGCCATGGCCTACTTTGGTCCTGACTCCAATACCTCtgaattcatcatcaccactAAAACTGATGGCAATGAGGAACTAGACGGTAAAAGTGTCGTGTTTGGCCAAATCACCTCTGGTTTAGATGAACTAATGGACGTCATCCAATATACTGAGGTAGACGAGTACGGGAAACCGGAGCACAAGTTACAGTTACTGTATTTCGTTCtagaagatttgaaaattggtAACCTTTTAGAGTTGAATTCTACCTACATGAGTGAGGTTAGTAAGTTCAGAAACGGCGATACATCTGTTGGTGTTACCTTGGAAaatcttttccaaaaacaTGAAGGCTACACCAGCACCAGCACCAGCACCAGCACCGCCGCTTCTGCCGGCACAACTTCCTATGATCTGAACCATCCTGTTTGCAAAGCCCTGTTGTGTTTATTTGTCCTTGGAAGTTGTTTCATTGCTTACAAATGCATGCAGGAAAAGCCTCGTACGGTGTCGTTAAGACGTAAATAA
- the IMG2 gene encoding mitochondrial 54S ribosomal protein mL49 (similar to Saccharomyces cerevisiae IMG2 (YCR071C); ancestral locus Anc_6.339), giving the protein MIRACAFKNCVGRRFLPRPTRTTMFQTLRYASTSENKAVETPIFPKLEDVDMNELIGNNNFGKGTYHVERSSTGNLPVYSAYRNGGNKTITEIRKIQGDIIQLRNDLQEHLHFIPKESWSIVMQSKKIIIKGNAVEAVKRILTKKF; this is encoded by the coding sequence ATGATAAGGGCGTGtgctttcaaaaactgtGTAGGACGGAGGTTCCTTCCAAGACCAACTAGAACCACCATGTTTCAAACATTAAGATATGCGTCCACTAGTGAAAACAAAGCTGTTGAGACTCCCATTTTCCCAAAATTAGAAGACGTGGATATGAATGAGCTCATAGGAAACAACAATTTTGGTAAAGGTACTTATCATGTGGAAAGAAGTAGTACGGGGAATTTGCCGGTGTATTCCGCTTACAGAAATGGAGGGAATAAGACCATTACAGAGATCAGAAAAATCCAAGGAGATATAATTCAATTAAGAAATGACCTGCAGGAACACCTGCATTTCATACCGAAGGAGTCATGGTCTATAGTGATGcaatcgaaaaaaattatcattaAGGGCAACGCTGTAGAAGCAGTCAAAAGGATACtaaccaaaaaattttag
- the RSA4 gene encoding Rsa4p (similar to Saccharomyces cerevisiae RSA4 (YCR072C); ancestral locus Anc_6.340) gives MSTLIPPPSKKQKKEAQLPREVPIIPKDLPNVSIKFQALDTGDTVGGSLRVPGSISEKQLEELLNQLNRTSDDPVPYTFSCTIQGKKASDPVKTIDITDNLYSSLIKPGFNSTEDQITLLYTPRAVFKVKPVTRSSSAIAGHGSTILCSAFAPHTSSRMVTGAGDNTARIWDCDTQTPMHTLKGHFNWVLCVSWSPDGEVIATGSMDNTIRLWNPKTGECLGDALRGHSKWITCLSWEPIHLVKPGSKPRLASSSKDGTIKIWDSVNRVCQYTLSGHTNSVSCVKWGGQGLLYSGSHDRTVRVWDMNSQGRCINILKSHAHWVNHLSLSTDYALRVGAFDHTGKKPATSEEAQKKALENYEKICKKNGSSEEMMVTASDDFTMFLWNPLKSTKPIARMTGHQKLVNHVAFSPDGRYIVSASFDNSIKLWDGRDGKFISTFRGHVASVYQVAWSSDCRLLVSCSKDTTLKVWDVRTRKLSVDLPGHQDEVYTVDWSVDGKRVCSGGKDKMVRLWTH, from the coding sequence ATGTCTACTCTGATCCCGCCACCTTctaaaaagcaaaagaaagaagctCAACTACCCAGAGAAGTGCCTATCATTCCCAAAGATTTGCCTAATGTTTCAATTAAGTTCCAAGCCTTAGATACAGGTGACACCGTGGGTGGTTCCCTGAGAGTTCCCGGCTCTATCTCCGAAAAGCAATTAGAGGAACTTTTGAATCAACTCAATCGTACCTCAGATGACCCAGTGCCATATACATTCAGTTGTACCATCCAAGGTAAGAAGGCAAGTGATCCAGTGAAGACGATTGACATAACAGATAACCTATATTCTTCGTTAATAAAACCAGGTTTTAACAGTACAGAAGATCAGATTACGCTGCTGTATACTCCAAGAGCGGTTTTCAAAGTCAAGCCGGTTACTAGAAGCTCATCAGCCATTGCGGGCCATGGCTCCACAATTTTGTGCTCTGCGTTCGCACCCCACACAAGTTCTAGAATGGTTACTGGTGCAGGCGACAACACCGCAAGGATTTGGGACTGTGACACTCAAACACCTATGCATACTTTAAAGGGTCATTTCAATTGGGTTCTTTGTGTTTCTTGGTCTCCAGATGGTGAAGTGATTGCTACAGGTTCCATGGATAATACTATAAGGTTATGGAACCCAAAAACTGGGGAGTGTCTAGGTGATGCTCTAAGAGGTCATTCAAAATGGATCACTTGCTTGAGTTGGGAACCTATACATCTTGTGAAACCAGGTTCCAAACCAAGATTAGCTTCATCTTCTAAGGATGGTACTATTAAGATTTGGGACAGTGTGAATAGAGTTTGTCAGTACACATTGAGTGGTCATACAAATTCAGTTTCATGTGTCAAATGGGGTGGTCAAGGTCTGTTGTATAGTGGGTCTCACGATAGAACTGTGCGTGTTTGGGACATGAATTCTCAAGGCAGATGTATTAACATCTTAAAATCGCACGCTCATTGGGTCAATCACTTATCTTTATCTACAGATTACGCACTACGTGTAGGTGCTTTTGATCATACAGGTAAGAAACCTGCAACCTCAGAGGAAGCTCAGAAAAAGGCATTAGAGAACTATGAAAAGATTTGTAAAAAGAATGGGAGCTCAGAAGAAATGATGGTCACCGCAAGTGACGATTTCACCATGTTCTTATGGAACCCATTAAAATCCACCAAGCCAATAGCAAGAATGACTGGTCACCAAAAATTGGTTAATCATGTGGCCTTCAGCCCTGATGGTAGATATATCGTCTCAGCATCTTTCGATAACTCCATTAAACTATGGGACGGCAGAGACGGTAAGTTCATCTCCACATTCAGGGGTCATGTAGCCAGTGTATACCAGGTTGCATGGTCCTCTGACTGCCGACTATTGGTGTCTTGTTCCAAGGATACCACTTTGAAGGTGTGGGACGTGAGAACTAGAAAGCTTTCTGTTGATCTTCCAGGTCATCAAGACGAAGTGTACACGGTCGACTGGAGTGTTGATGGTAAAAGAGTGTGTAGTGGGGGAAAAGACAAGATGGTAAGACTATGGACACATTGA